Proteins from one Candidatus Methylacidiphilales bacterium genomic window:
- a CDS encoding nitrilase-related carbon-nitrogen hydrolase, with product MYLSIALQATCNAVNQCSTVPDARDRIIDNIKKVGAQVRASKNFLGSRVKLVVLPEYFATGFPMGDSIEAWQLKACFEVGGEEYDLLSEIATQNSCFLSGNCYELDAAFPNLYFQTSFIIDDEGKLIVRYRRLISMFSPTPHDVLDEYLSVYGALSLFPVAKTSIGNLACVASEEILFPEITRALMLQGAEVICHSSSEVGSVLATPKHIAKLARAYENHCYIVSANSAAITNTNFPAHSTDGNSCVIDFLGKTLGQSGYGESMAAHGYISIENLREYRNQPSMFNLISRLRLELFKETYQKTIFPPNSFLKNQSGQVVKNNALETQKQVIEDLINRGILV from the coding sequence ATGTATTTGTCTATTGCTTTGCAGGCCACTTGTAATGCAGTAAATCAATGTTCAACGGTACCTGATGCGCGAGATCGTATTATTGACAATATTAAGAAGGTTGGGGCGCAGGTTCGTGCTAGTAAAAATTTCTTAGGTAGTAGAGTTAAGTTGGTGGTCTTGCCTGAGTACTTCGCTACAGGTTTTCCTATGGGGGATTCTATAGAGGCTTGGCAGTTGAAAGCATGTTTTGAGGTTGGGGGGGAGGAGTATGATTTGTTGTCTGAAATCGCAACGCAGAATTCATGTTTTTTATCTGGTAATTGTTATGAGTTGGATGCGGCGTTTCCAAATCTATATTTTCAAACAAGTTTTATTATTGATGATGAAGGAAAGCTAATCGTAAGGTATCGTAGATTAATATCAATGTTCAGCCCTACTCCTCATGATGTCTTAGATGAATACCTCTCTGTCTATGGCGCGTTAAGTTTATTTCCAGTGGCAAAAACTTCAATTGGTAATCTGGCTTGCGTTGCGTCTGAGGAAATATTATTTCCTGAAATAACTCGAGCATTGATGCTACAGGGGGCGGAGGTGATTTGTCATTCAAGTTCTGAAGTTGGTTCTGTGCTCGCTACCCCTAAGCATATCGCAAAGCTTGCCCGAGCTTACGAAAATCATTGCTACATAGTATCTGCCAACTCTGCCGCAATAACTAATACTAATTTTCCTGCTCATTCCACTGACGGCAATTCCTGCGTGATAGATTTTCTAGGTAAAACATTGGGTCAATCAGGCTATGGTGAAAGTATGGCTGCGCATGGGTATATCTCAATTGAAAATCTTCGTGAGTATAGAAACCAACCAAGTATGTTTAATCTCATTTCCAGGCTACGATTAGAGTTATTTAAAGAGACCTACCAAAAAACTATTTTTCCACCAAACTCGTTCCTCAAGAATCAGAGTGGTCAAGTGGTAAAAAATAATGCCTTAGAGACCCAGAAGCAAGTTATAGAAGATTTAATCAATCGCGGGATATTGGTTTAA
- a CDS encoding DUF1330 domain-containing protein — protein MYYLIITAQITDYGKFKSYAVATAEYVAELGGEYIVRAGQTELLEGVFDMGSKVVISRWKSKEHALSFWQSEKYQSVLKPLRENTGTFTVLLIEGAG, from the coding sequence ATGTACTATCTAATCATCACTGCTCAGATTACCGATTATGGTAAGTTTAAATCTTATGCAGTCGCTACAGCTGAGTATGTTGCTGAACTTGGTGGTGAGTATATTGTGCGTGCAGGTCAGACAGAATTACTGGAAGGTGTGTTTGATATGGGTAGCAAGGTTGTTATCTCTCGCTGGAAATCAAAGGAGCATGCGTTATCATTTTGGCAGTCAGAAAAGTATCAGTCTGTATTAAAACCACTTAGAGAAAATACAGGTACTTTTACTGTATTACTCATTGAAGGTGCGGGATAG